Proteins found in one Aspergillus chevalieri M1 DNA, chromosome 2, nearly complete sequence genomic segment:
- a CDS encoding initiator tRNA phosphoribosyl transferase family protein (BUSCO:EOG09261N2L;~COG:A;~EggNog:ENOG410PIAH;~InterPro:IPR033421,IPR033449,IPR007306;~PFAM:PF04179,PF17184;~go_function: GO:0043399 - tRNA A64-2'-O-ribosylphosphate transferase activity [Evidence IEA];~go_process: GO:0019988 - charged-tRNA amino acid modification [Evidence IEA]) — protein MGTSEPFPVSLSDLHFPSTEQQTISQTLSSLRRSALSITNRLRSVQSDASFVQEVADHYDLPLVANERCGSWYIPPDAKAGSAYFKSTDGHTGQWDFSFRRLNLQVFPVAREHGGCIIVDSTRRGKLMPDALSKTVPIWCAVVNRAVFPSETDYHAVEFPPEYLPASEESQIENRIDGFVQSLKDLKLDLDNLRQQLTKPIRVAWANRSYFHPTDISKDPKYNLIVLCSASKRVHGAEMSEGGYIQGAGDDSEGWAHGLTPPVFWANQSLLFTTHEEDLPSVIQKLVDEHRRQDTGHQAILVAPTKNLYISQTDPRLNESGRYDLVIDCNGSPEAEAVQGNPRRLNLGCGHSKLGSRDLRKQLDKVKEFVETQMAKDPSRSLLVTCETGKDLSPAALLAVLCLFYDDDGEFMASPANRVMEKQFIRQRLAWIVSSKHDVNPSRSTLQSVNAFLMS, from the exons ATGGGTACTTCCGAGCCATTCCCCGTGTCCTTATCGGATCTACACTTCCCCTCCACAGAACAACAGACCATCTCCCAGACTCTCTCCTCGCTGCGCCGGTCGGCTCTCTCCATCACCAACCGCCTTCGTTCCGTGCAGTCCGATGCTAGTTTCGTGCAGGAGGTTGCAGACCACTACGATCTGCCACTGGTTGCCAATGAGCGCTGCGGGAGTTGGTATATCCCTCCCGATGCCAAGGCTGGCAGCGCATACTTCAAGAGCACAGACGGCCATACCGGGCAGTGGGACTTTAGCTTTCGTAGGCTGAATTTGCAGGTTTTTCCTGTTGCGAGGGAGCATGGGGG GTGTATTATTGTGGATTCTACCCGTCGCGGGAAAT TGATGCCTGATGCCCTTTCCAAGACCGTCCCAATATGGTGCGCTGTCGTCAATCGGGCCGTGTTCCCCTCCGAAACGGACTATCACGCCGTGGAGTTTCCGCCGGAGTACCTGCCGGCTTCCGAAGAGTCGCAGATTGAAAACAGGATTGATGGCTTTGTCCAGTCTCTCAAG GACCTCAAACTTGACCTAGACAACCTCCGCCAACAACTAACCAAACCCATCCGCGTGGCATGGGCCAACCGATCCTACTTCCACCCAACCGACATATCCAAAGACCCCAAATACAACCTCATAGTCCTATGCTCCGCCTCCAAGCGCGTGCACGGCGCCGAAATGTCCGAAGGCGGCTACATCCAAGGCGCGGGGGATGACAGCGAAGGCTGGGCTCACGGACTCACCCCGCCCGTTTTCTGGGCCAACCAGTCCTTGCTCTTCACCACGCACGAGGAGGATTTGCCGTCCGTCATACAGAAACTTGTGGATGAACACCGACGACAGGATACTGGTCATCAGGCGATCCTGGTCGCGCCCACTAAAAATCTGTATATTAGCCAGACGGATCCGCGCTTGAACGAGAGTGGGCGCTATGACCTGGTGATTGATTGTAACGGTAGCCCTGAGGCGGAGGCGGTGCAGGGGAATCCGAGAAGGCTGAATTTGGGGTGTGGTCATTCGAAGTTGGGAAGTCGCGATCTGAGGAAGCAGTTGGATAAGGTGAAGGAGTTTGTAGAGACGCAGATGGCTAAGGATCCGAGTAGGTCGCTACTGGTGACTTGTGAGACGGGGAAGGATTTGTCTCCGGCGGCTTTGCTTGCGGTTTTGTGTTTGTTttacgatgatgatg GCGAGTTTATGGCATCCCCAGCAAACCGTGTAATGGAAAAGCAATTCATTCGCCAGCGTCTCGCTTGGATCGTGTCGTCCAAACACGACGTCAACCCTTCTCGCTCGACACTCCAATCAGTCAACGCTTTCTTAATGTCGTGA
- a CDS encoding aldo/keto reductase family protein (COG:S;~EggNog:ENOG410PIJJ;~InterPro:IPR018170,IPR020471,IPR036812,IPR023210;~PFAM:PF00248;~go_function: GO:0016491 - oxidoreductase activity [Evidence IEA];~go_process: GO:0055114 - oxidation-reduction process [Evidence IEA]): protein MPNYAITDTLPLPNTAGRIPRLGFGVYRSPPNQCVTSCLKAFETGYRQIDTAQFYANEAEVGEAIRKSGIPRDQIFVTTKILSPAGSPEATYDKLLASVEKVGGPGGYVDLFLIHSSGSGSAGRKQLWQALERLYEEGKAKAIGVSNFGVKHIEELKQGANVWPPHVNQIELHPWNQQRVIDAYCKKNGIAVQAYSPIVRNYKANDPTLVGLAEKYKRTTQQVLIRYSLQKEWVPLPKTDNPDRIIANASVFDFDISEEDMAVLNALDQGSAGAIVEAVENE, encoded by the exons atgCCCAACTACGCAATCACCGAcaccctccccctccccaacACCGCCGGCCGCATCCCCCGCCTCGGCTTCGGCGTCTACCGCTCCCCACCAAACCAATGCGTGACCTCGTGCCTTAAAGCCTTCGAAACCGGCTACCGCCAGATCGACACAGCGCAATTCTACGCGAACGAAGCCGAAGTTGGCGAGGCGATTCGGAAATCGGGAATCCCGCGCGACCAGATCTTCGTGACGACTAAGATCCTAAGCCCCGCGGGCTCGCCGGAGGCTACGTATGACAAGTTGCTGGCTAGTGTTGAAAAGGTTGGGGGGCCTGGAGGGTATGTGGATTTGTTCCTGATTCATAGCTCCGGGTCTGGAAGTGCGGGGAGGAAGCAGCTTTGGCAGGCGTTGGAGAGGTTGtatgaggaggggaaggcGAAGGCGATTGGGGTTAGCAACTTTGGGGTTAAGCATATTGAAGAGCTTAAGCAGGGGGCGAATGTGTGGCCGCCGCATGTAAATCAGATTGAG CTCCACCCCTGGAACCAACAACGTGTGATCGACGCATACTGCAAGAAGAACGGTATTGCCGTGCAAGCGTATTCACCCATTGTTCGCAACTACAAGGCCAACGACCCTACGCTGGTTGGGCTGGCCGAGAAGTACAAAAGGACGACGCAGCAGGTCTTGATTCGCTACTCTTTGCAGAAGGAATGGGTACCGCTGCCCAAGACAGACAACCCGGACCGGATTATTGCCAACGCTAGTGTTTTCGACTTTGATATTAGCGAGGAGGATATGGCTGTTCTGAACGCGCTTGATCAGGGAAGCGCGGGGGCTATTGTCGAGGCGGTTGAGAATGAGTAA